A genomic stretch from Ureibacillus composti includes:
- a CDS encoding MerR family transcriptional regulator → MSSENKKTSELRRSMPLLPIGTVMQLTELSARQIRYYEEHDLIQPHRSEGNRRMFSLNDVDTLLEIKDMLEQGINMAGIKKLFALKENPAVQAAQTEKEISDADLRRILREEMKVAQRMQKTSLRQGNLSRFYQ, encoded by the coding sequence ATGAGTAGTGAAAACAAAAAAACGAGTGAACTTCGTAGATCGATGCCGTTACTTCCAATTGGTACGGTAATGCAATTGACAGAATTATCTGCTCGTCAAATTCGCTATTATGAGGAACATGATTTAATTCAACCACACCGTTCAGAAGGGAACCGACGAATGTTTTCGTTAAATGATGTCGATACTCTTCTTGAAATAAAAGATATGCTTGAACAAGGCATTAACATGGCAGGAATTAAAAAACTATTTGCACTTAAAGAAAATCCGGCAGTTCAAGCAGCTCAAACCGAAAAAGAAATTTCTGATGCTGATTTACGCCGTATTTTACGCGAAGAGATGAAAGTTGCTCAACGTATGCAAAAGACATCATTACGTCAAGGGAATTTATCGCGTTTTTATCAATAA